In Synechococcus sp. PCC 6312, one genomic interval encodes:
- a CDS encoding class I SAM-dependent methyltransferase codes for MRQVIKNWYFNSDRIEMLAFIPSFSKKILDIGCANGRFATLVKDKFGVEAWGIEINPEAARIASQHLDKVLHKDILDALNDLPEKYFDCIIFNDVLEHLIDPYTVLKKVKKNLSNEGVVIASLPNIRHAPVLYELLVKGNWDYQDYGVLDRTHLRFFTRKSIKKMFEEQGYTILKMDGINRSESIRGKLISKLLVGPFYDMKYIQFACLVKPNHN; via the coding sequence ATGAGACAAGTCATTAAGAATTGGTATTTTAATAGCGATAGAATTGAAATGTTAGCTTTTATCCCATCTTTTTCAAAGAAAATTTTAGATATTGGTTGTGCTAACGGACGATTTGCAACTCTTGTAAAAGATAAATTTGGAGTTGAGGCGTGGGGAATTGAAATTAATCCTGAAGCTGCTAGAATTGCCAGTCAGCATCTTGATAAAGTTCTTCATAAAGATATATTAGATGCTCTTAATGACCTTCCTGAAAAATATTTTGACTGTATAATATTTAATGATGTGCTTGAGCACCTTATTGATCCATATACTGTTCTAAAAAAAGTCAAGAAAAATTTAAGCAACGAAGGTGTTGTGATAGCCTCACTACCTAACATTCGACACGCTCCAGTTCTATATGAGCTTCTTGTAAAGGGTAATTGGGATTATCAAGATTATGGAGTCCTTGATAGAACTCATCTTCGTTTCTTTACAAGAAAAAGTATTAAAAAGATGTTTGAAGAACAGGGGTATACAATATTAAAGATGGATGGAATTAATCGATCAGAATCAATTCGTGGAAAACTTATTTCCAAGCTACTTGTAGGCCCCTTCTACGATATGAAATATATTCAGTTTGCTTGTCTTGTTAAGCCAAATCATAACTAA
- a CDS encoding UDP-N-acetylmuramoyl-L-alanyl-D-glutamate--2,6-diaminopimelate ligase, producing the protein MVMRLRELLVAANVPCPSQSPALDLDVTQLSTNSWDCRPGTLFIGMPGTRVDGGNFWPSALAAGAIAAIVSPQAKQPNPNDSALVIPVDQIERACGQLATAFYNYPAQKLSLVGVTGTNGKTTTTHLIEYLVKEAHQAPALFGTLYSRWPGHEVIATHTTPFAVTLQGQLATAVQAGAKVGIMEVSSHSLAQGRTWGCEFTAAVFTNLTQDHLDYHKDLEDYFAAKALLFEENYLKGRAMINGDDPYGQRLLRKLGQDQAWSYRTKGEADLWATDLQYRADGVSGIIHTPKGTRAFNSPLVGQFNVENLLAALGVGLHLGLDLAGMLASLPQFPGVPGRMQQVKVSPAQDISVIVDYAHTPDSLENLLKAARPFIPGQMICVFGCGGDRDRSKRPQMGKIAADLADQVVVTSDNPRTEYPQGILEDILTGIEPTINPLVEADRHQAILDAILQAQPGDGVVIAGKGHEDYQILGTEKIHFDDREEATAALKQRMGLE; encoded by the coding sequence ATGGTTATGCGTTTACGAGAGCTTTTGGTTGCGGCTAATGTTCCCTGCCCCAGTCAATCTCCCGCTCTAGACCTAGATGTCACTCAATTAAGTACAAATTCTTGGGATTGCCGGCCGGGAACCTTGTTTATTGGGATGCCGGGAACTCGTGTAGATGGGGGGAATTTTTGGCCGAGTGCTTTAGCCGCTGGGGCCATTGCCGCAATTGTCTCTCCCCAGGCCAAGCAACCTAACCCCAATGATTCGGCCCTCGTGATCCCTGTAGATCAGATTGAGCGGGCCTGTGGACAACTCGCAACCGCCTTTTACAACTATCCAGCCCAAAAACTTTCCCTTGTGGGTGTGACCGGAACCAATGGCAAAACCACCACCACCCATTTGATTGAATATCTGGTTAAGGAAGCTCACCAGGCCCCGGCTCTCTTTGGCACCCTCTATAGTCGCTGGCCTGGCCATGAAGTGATTGCCACCCATACCACTCCCTTTGCTGTTACTCTTCAAGGACAATTAGCCACTGCTGTCCAGGCCGGGGCCAAGGTGGGGATTATGGAGGTGAGTTCCCATTCCTTAGCTCAAGGACGAACCTGGGGCTGTGAATTTACAGCGGCGGTGTTTACCAATCTCACCCAAGACCATTTGGACTATCACAAGGACTTAGAGGATTATTTTGCGGCCAAGGCTCTATTGTTTGAGGAGAACTATCTCAAAGGGCGAGCCATGATTAACGGCGATGATCCCTATGGGCAACGGTTACTCAGAAAGTTAGGACAAGACCAGGCCTGGAGTTACCGGACTAAAGGAGAAGCTGACCTTTGGGCTACGGATTTACAGTATCGGGCCGATGGCGTTTCTGGCATCATTCACACCCCCAAAGGAACAAGAGCCTTTAACTCACCCTTGGTGGGTCAATTTAATGTCGAAAACCTACTAGCGGCTCTTGGGGTTGGGTTACATCTGGGCCTAGATCTAGCTGGAATGTTAGCCAGTTTACCCCAGTTCCCCGGAGTCCCCGGCCGAATGCAGCAGGTCAAGGTTAGTCCAGCGCAAGATATTAGCGTGATTGTAGATTATGCCCACACACCGGATAGTTTAGAAAACTTGCTCAAAGCCGCCCGCCCGTTTATTCCCGGCCAGATGATCTGTGTCTTTGGCTGTGGTGGAGATCGGGATCGCAGCAAACGTCCGCAAATGGGAAAAATCGCCGCCGATTTAGCCGATCAAGTAGTCGTCACCTCAGATAATCCCCGCACGGAATACCCCCAAGGGATCCTAGAGGATATTTTGACTGGGATTGAGCCAACCATTAACCCCCTTGTGGAAGCTGACCGTCACCAGGCCATTCTCGACGCGATTCTCCAGGCCCAACCCGGAGATGGGGTGGTTATTGCTGGCAAAGGTCATGAAGACTATCAAATTCTGGGCACAGAAAAAATTCATTTTGATGATCGGGAAGAAGCCACCGCCGCCTTAAAACAACGCATGGGCCTGGAGTAG
- a CDS encoding DUF29 domain-containing protein: MSRFGEIAISLCWNDDVPPHHQAKYRQIMKKIYEQDFALWSEKMADLITSRHFDELDIENLVEEVRDLSKRERDRLLSSVRLILHHLLKLDY; the protein is encoded by the coding sequence ATGAGTCGCTTTGGGGAAATTGCAATTAGTCTATGCTGGAATGATGATGTCCCACCCCACCATCAGGCAAAATACAGACAGATAATGAAAAAGATCTATGAACAAGATTTTGCCCTATGGTCAGAAAAGATGGCTGATTTGATCACCAGCAGACATTTTGATGAGTTGGATATCGAAAACTTGGTGGAGGAAGTGAGAGATTTGTCAAAACGGGAACGAGATCGTCTCTTGAGCAGTGTGCGATTAATTTTGCATCATTTGTTAAAATTGGATTATTAA
- a CDS encoding methyltransferase domain-containing protein, with protein sequence MHQSSIDKMQLFVNKYLNNKLSEELYILDLGSQNIGGSYRPIFHSPNWKYIGLDLEAGENVDILLRDPYMWNEINSNSVDVLISGQTLEHIQYFWLTILEISRVLKPGGLCCLIAPSTGYEHRYPVDCWRFYPDGMMALANFAQLEVLEAFTQWENENYNDGSNVWHDSVLIARKPLTVAKQDSDSIELYTHLFEVLTPSGQLDLYKFELINLKRALSSIDLELKQLKAQNNNLLVTHAKAIENIEKSFFWKLRTRWFLIKNFFIKLFAVNFNKNKPPKE encoded by the coding sequence ATGCACCAAAGCTCAATAGACAAAATGCAGTTATTTGTTAATAAATATCTTAATAACAAATTATCCGAAGAACTTTATATATTAGACCTTGGAAGCCAAAATATTGGAGGATCATATCGCCCTATTTTCCACAGCCCTAACTGGAAATACATTGGTTTAGATTTAGAGGCTGGAGAAAACGTAGATATTTTACTTCGTGATCCATATATGTGGAATGAAATAAATTCGAACTCAGTTGATGTGTTAATATCTGGACAAACTTTGGAGCATATTCAGTATTTTTGGTTGACTATTTTAGAGATTTCAAGAGTACTAAAACCCGGAGGATTATGTTGTCTAATTGCTCCCTCTACTGGATATGAACATAGATACCCTGTAGATTGCTGGAGATTTTATCCTGATGGTATGATGGCACTGGCTAACTTTGCTCAACTCGAGGTTTTAGAAGCTTTTACACAGTGGGAAAATGAAAATTACAATGATGGAAGTAATGTTTGGCACGACTCTGTTCTCATAGCACGTAAACCCTTGACTGTCGCTAAGCAGGATTCAGATTCTATAGAACTCTATACTCATCTTTTTGAAGTTTTAACGCCATCTGGCCAATTAGATTTGTATAAGTTTGAACTGATTAACTTGAAACGTGCACTAAGTTCAATTGACCTTGAGTTGAAACAACTAAAAGCTCAAAATAATAATCTTTTAGTAACTCATGCAAAAGCTATTGAAAATATTGAAAAGAGCTTTTTTTGGAAGCTACGAACTCGATGGTTTTTAATTAAGAATTTTTTTATTAAGTTATTTGCAGTTAATTTTAATAAGAATAAGCCACCCAAGGAGTAA
- a CDS encoding glycoside hydrolase family 99-like domain-containing protein — protein MTKIIALYFPQLHAIPENDEWWGEGFTDWVNVRRATPLFPGHYQPRIPANNNYYDQSKKETIKQQVSLAKQYGIYGFCHYHYWFNGKQLLEKPTNIILENKDIDIKFCLAWANETWSRRWDGQDHDILQLQTHPPEINSWSLHFDYLIKAWTDKRAITIDGKPIFLIYRPQKIHKIGEMFNYWKLRAKEFGLNDIFFIAMNQYQLPDFSILQHFNGVMLFQPFYTAYNFRKNSMPHILTKVKNKIINVYNYLPSYIKNNLSDLKNKNKSSLTFYDYDVVWRQIICEKINTQLPLFEGAFVDWDNTARYRERATIFRDASPYKFEMYMKQLIAKISRKKISEQFIFINAWNEWAESAYLEPDSRFGLQYLDALRSAISEYEQIPE, from the coding sequence ATGACAAAAATAATTGCTCTTTATTTCCCTCAGCTTCATGCAATTCCAGAGAATGATGAGTGGTGGGGTGAAGGTTTCACAGATTGGGTTAATGTGCGGAGAGCAACTCCCCTTTTTCCAGGACATTATCAGCCTCGTATTCCTGCAAATAATAACTACTATGATCAATCTAAGAAAGAAACAATTAAGCAGCAAGTAAGTTTGGCGAAGCAGTATGGAATATATGGTTTTTGTCACTATCACTATTGGTTTAACGGTAAACAGTTACTAGAAAAACCAACGAATATCATCCTTGAAAACAAAGATATAGATATAAAATTTTGTCTTGCTTGGGCTAATGAAACTTGGTCAAGAAGATGGGATGGACAAGATCATGATATTTTACAATTACAAACTCACCCCCCCGAAATTAATAGCTGGTCATTGCATTTTGATTACCTAATTAAGGCATGGACAGATAAGAGAGCTATCACTATAGATGGAAAACCAATTTTCCTAATTTATCGACCTCAGAAAATTCATAAAATTGGTGAAATGTTTAATTATTGGAAATTAAGAGCAAAAGAATTTGGGTTAAATGATATATTTTTTATTGCAATGAATCAATACCAGCTACCTGACTTTAGTATTCTTCAACACTTTAACGGAGTTATGCTCTTTCAGCCATTTTATACTGCATACAATTTCAGAAAAAATTCTATGCCGCATATTCTTACAAAAGTAAAAAACAAAATCATAAACGTCTATAACTATTTACCAAGTTATATCAAGAATAATTTATCTGATTTAAAAAACAAAAATAAATCTTCTCTGACTTTCTATGATTATGATGTTGTTTGGCGGCAGATCATATGTGAAAAAATAAATACTCAACTACCTTTGTTTGAAGGTGCATTTGTTGACTGGGATAACACTGCAAGGTATCGGGAAAGGGCGACTATTTTTCGAGATGCTAGCCCATATAAATTTGAGATGTATATGAAACAATTAATTGCCAAGATTTCCAGGAAAAAAATAAGCGAGCAGTTTATTTTTATCAATGCTTGGAATGAATGGGCAGAATCTGCTTATCTTGAGCCAGATTCAAGATTTGGACTTCAGTATCTAGATGCATTAAGAAGCGCTATATCAGAATATGAGCAAATTCCGGAATAA
- a CDS encoding ABC transporter ATP-binding protein, whose protein sequence is MAQPVIQVRGLGKKYRIRAQKSLAYRSFREDLWSGVQGFIKGEWQQGKWEEFWALQDVSFDVHQGDVVGIIGRNGAGKSTLLKILSRIVKPTTGEAVIRGRVGSLLEVGTGFHPELTGRENILMNGAILGMSRTEIRAKFDEIVAFAEVEKFLDTPVKHYSSGMYVRLAFAVAAHLEPEILIVDEVLAVGDAQFQKKCLGKIKDVSQREGRTILFVSHNMDAVVRLCTETILLTRGGVEYNGSTKKAITHYIKSDLGVTNFKQWNFDNFSDDQIVFFLKARVHNKDGTIKSSFEITEEIGITIEYRVTKDGCIFTHGCNLFNEKGINILNSHDIVSHMRNVPRSQGDYSATVWIPSNFLAEGAFIVGLAILTPDPFSIHLHEPNALAFKVTDNISGSSARGEYIGEFPGLVRPILKWEASLCTKAQ, encoded by the coding sequence ATGGCTCAGCCAGTTATTCAAGTGCGAGGGTTAGGTAAGAAGTATCGGATTCGGGCCCAAAAGTCACTGGCCTATCGCAGTTTTCGGGAAGATCTATGGAGTGGAGTGCAGGGATTCATTAAGGGTGAGTGGCAGCAAGGAAAGTGGGAAGAGTTCTGGGCTTTGCAGGATGTAAGTTTTGATGTCCATCAAGGGGATGTGGTGGGGATTATTGGGCGAAATGGGGCAGGGAAGAGTACGCTGTTAAAAATTTTATCGAGGATTGTGAAGCCAACAACTGGGGAAGCAGTGATTCGGGGGCGCGTGGGATCATTGTTGGAAGTGGGGACGGGGTTTCATCCTGAGTTAACGGGCCGGGAAAATATTTTGATGAATGGGGCGATTCTAGGGATGAGCCGAACTGAAATTAGGGCCAAGTTTGATGAAATTGTGGCATTTGCAGAGGTGGAAAAGTTTTTAGATACGCCAGTAAAACATTATTCTTCAGGGATGTATGTTCGGTTGGCATTTGCAGTAGCGGCTCATTTAGAACCAGAGATATTAATTGTAGATGAGGTTTTGGCGGTAGGAGATGCCCAGTTTCAAAAAAAGTGCCTGGGAAAGATCAAAGATGTGAGTCAAAGAGAGGGTAGAACTATTCTATTTGTTAGTCACAATATGGATGCTGTTGTTAGACTTTGTACTGAAACAATTCTTCTAACTCGGGGTGGTGTTGAATATAATGGATCGACTAAAAAAGCAATAACTCACTACATCAAATCTGATTTAGGTGTTACAAACTTTAAGCAGTGGAATTTTGATAATTTTTCCGATGATCAGATAGTTTTCTTCCTAAAGGCTAGAGTTCATAATAAAGATGGTACTATAAAAAGCAGTTTTGAGATAACGGAGGAAATTGGAATCACTATTGAATATAGAGTAACAAAAGATGGTTGTATTTTTACACATGGGTGTAACTTATTTAATGAGAAAGGTATTAATATCTTAAACTCACATGATATTGTTTCACATATGCGTAATGTACCACGGAGTCAAGGAGATTATTCAGCCACGGTATGGATTCCTTCAAATTTCCTTGCAGAGGGGGCATTTATTGTTGGACTTGCCATATTAACGCCAGACCCATTTAGTATTCATTTGCATGAGCCAAACGCTCTAGCATTTAAAGTTACTGACAATATATCTGGAAGTTCCGCTCGTGGAGAGTATATCGGTGAATTTCCGGGGTTGGTGAGGCCAATTTTGAAGTGGGAGGCATCGCTATGCACCAAAGCTCAATAG
- a CDS encoding glycosyltransferase family 2 protein, with translation MEILLTVYNGSSYVESQVLSLLNQSLTNYLVKISDDCSDDGSTQIINKIINSYSQHILFYIQLINVGVLENINALFSSANSEYIFFSDQDDVWLSHKMEISLKKMQEMETTHGNHTPILVHTDLQVVDQDLNLIHHSFRQYQNLDPNPPKLLPRLLLQNFVTGCTMLINKPLKDLVTPIPPEAIMHDWWIALTAATLGKIAYISEPTVLYRQHQKNNVGARKWGLNYIFSRLSNLEEIRSDIQKTIIQAKKFRETFQHHLLPEQLNIIETYINLPNQAWATRKYQMIKYGFYQPTRLKNIGFFLLI, from the coding sequence GTGGAAATACTTCTTACAGTCTATAATGGTTCAAGTTATGTTGAGTCTCAAGTTTTGTCTCTTCTTAATCAGTCATTAACCAACTATCTTGTGAAAATAAGTGATGATTGCTCTGATGATGGTTCAACTCAAATAATCAATAAAATCATAAATAGTTATTCTCAACATATATTGTTTTACATTCAATTGATTAATGTTGGAGTTTTAGAAAATATAAATGCTCTTTTTTCTAGTGCAAACTCAGAATACATCTTTTTTTCTGATCAAGATGATGTTTGGCTTTCACACAAAATGGAGATTAGCCTAAAAAAAATGCAAGAAATGGAAACCACACATGGTAATCACACTCCTATTCTTGTTCATACTGACCTTCAAGTTGTTGATCAAGACCTTAACTTAATCCATCACTCCTTTCGACAATACCAAAACCTCGATCCCAATCCCCCAAAACTACTCCCTAGACTTCTGTTACAAAACTTTGTTACAGGCTGCACAATGCTCATCAACAAACCCCTCAAAGATTTAGTAACCCCTATCCCCCCAGAAGCTATCATGCACGATTGGTGGATTGCTCTGACCGCCGCTACTCTTGGTAAAATTGCCTATATTTCAGAACCTACCGTACTTTACCGTCAACATCAAAAAAACAATGTTGGTGCTAGAAAATGGGGTCTTAACTATATTTTTTCTCGTCTCAGTAACTTAGAGGAAATTAGAAGTGACATCCAAAAAACTATTATTCAAGCTAAGAAATTTCGTGAAACCTTTCAACATCATCTCTTGCCAGAACAACTGAATATTATTGAAACTTATATCAATCTTCCTAATCAGGCCTGGGCCACTAGAAAGTATCAAATGATTAAGTATGGGTTTTATCAGCCCACAAGATTGAAAAATATAGGTTTTTTTCTTTTAATTTAA
- a CDS encoding DUF4160 domain-containing protein: MIPSNDHEPKHIHILKANDDYAKIEIETLKVIRSYLKPQELKQALKLKMVRDNQDYLIKKWIEIIGE, from the coding sequence ATTATTCCAAGCAATGATCATGAGCCAAAGCATATCCATATTTTGAAGGCAAATGATGACTACGCAAAGATAGAAATTGAAACTTTGAAAGTTATTCGTTCTTATCTCAAACCACAGGAGTTAAAGCAAGCTCTTAAGCTTAAGATGGTGCGTGACAATCAAGATTATCTGATCAAAAAATGGATTGAAATCATTGGAGAATAA
- a CDS encoding ABC transporter permease, whose protein sequence is MSRYFRLIFLFWTTATAAEMEYRFNFFIAALSSLGNLVGGIFGLFLFYRDGHTFPGWTWAEALIVLGIFTILQGISATFLVPNLNRIVRQVQEGTLDFVLLKPISSQFWLSSYSVSLWGIPDIIFGGLIIFYAGQRLGLSWQSYLAGLGPLGLGVISFYSLWFMLGATSIWFVKIYNVTEVLRGLVEAGRYPMVAYPVAYRIFFTFIVPVAFLTTLPAEVILGRVQLPWILGAVGLAGGLLYASNRFWRFALRFYTSASA, encoded by the coding sequence TTGTCTCGATATTTTCGGTTAATTTTTCTGTTTTGGACGACTGCAACCGCAGCGGAAATGGAATATCGGTTTAACTTTTTTATTGCCGCCCTCAGTAGCCTAGGCAATTTAGTTGGGGGAATTTTTGGCCTATTTTTGTTTTACCGTGATGGCCATACCTTTCCGGGGTGGACTTGGGCTGAAGCCCTGATTGTCTTGGGAATTTTCACGATTTTGCAGGGGATATCCGCCACTTTTTTAGTTCCCAACCTAAACCGAATTGTCCGGCAAGTCCAGGAAGGTACATTGGATTTTGTTTTGCTCAAACCCATTAGCAGCCAGTTTTGGTTATCCTCCTACAGCGTCTCTCTTTGGGGCATTCCTGATATTATCTTTGGCGGTTTAATTATTTTCTATGCGGGACAGCGTTTAGGCCTCAGTTGGCAAAGTTACCTGGCTGGCCTGGGGCCTTTGGGCTTGGGTGTCATTAGTTTTTACAGCCTTTGGTTTATGTTGGGGGCGACCAGTATTTGGTTTGTGAAAATTTATAATGTGACAGAGGTGTTGCGGGGCCTGGTGGAAGCAGGGCGATATCCAATGGTGGCTTATCCGGTAGCCTATCGTATTTTCTTTACCTTTATTGTTCCAGTTGCATTCTTAACCACACTGCCAGCAGAGGTCATTTTGGGACGGGTGCAATTGCCGTGGATTCTCGGTGCGGTTGGGTTGGCGGGGGGATTACTTTATGCCTCAAATCGGTTTTGGCGGTTTGCACTCCGGTTTTATACGAGTGCTTCGGCTTAG
- a CDS encoding amino acid ABC transporter substrate-binding protein: MTHKLLRLSGIVLLSCFSLVACDGDAPPASTSAPTSPTPTATSSNRLAIIKQRGKLVCGVSGELPGFSFVDAQGNYAGLDADLCRAVATTLFNDPNAVEFRNLNAKERFLALQTGEVDLLSRNTTLTMSRDTNLGITFAPVVFYDGQAVMVRQSSGITKLADLAGKSVCMQAGTTNEQNFTDQMRTLNAAFTPVVFEDVNTTFATYSEGRCDAVTADRSQLVSRRQTLPNAAQNIILPEVFSKEPLAPAVIANDPAWSNTVRWTIYALINAEELGITQANLSQQLQSPNPNVRRFLGVEGELGQGLGVAPDFVANIIKAVGNYGEIYERNLGRQTPLKLERGQNNLWTKGGLMYSPPFR; this comes from the coding sequence ATGACGCACAAGCTTTTGAGGCTATCTGGAATTGTTTTACTCTCATGCTTTAGTTTAGTGGCCTGTGATGGGGACGCGCCCCCGGCCTCAACATCGGCTCCCACTTCCCCCACCCCCACCGCAACTAGCAGCAATCGTCTCGCCATTATTAAACAACGGGGCAAATTAGTCTGTGGCGTGAGTGGTGAACTCCCTGGCTTTAGCTTTGTGGATGCTCAGGGGAACTATGCGGGCCTGGATGCGGATCTTTGTCGAGCCGTGGCCACCACCCTATTTAATGATCCCAATGCCGTCGAGTTTCGCAATCTGAATGCCAAGGAACGATTTTTAGCCCTGCAAACGGGAGAAGTGGATCTCCTCAGTCGCAATACCACCCTGACGATGAGCCGCGATACCAATTTAGGCATTACCTTTGCCCCAGTTGTTTTCTATGACGGCCAGGCCGTGATGGTGCGTCAATCCAGCGGCATTACCAAACTCGCCGATCTGGCCGGAAAATCCGTCTGTATGCAAGCCGGAACCACCAACGAGCAAAACTTTACGGATCAGATGCGAACCCTGAATGCTGCCTTTACCCCCGTGGTCTTTGAGGATGTGAATACCACCTTTGCGACCTATTCAGAGGGACGGTGTGATGCTGTTACGGCCGACCGCTCCCAATTAGTCTCACGCCGTCAAACCTTACCGAATGCCGCGCAAAATATCATTCTACCGGAAGTTTTTTCTAAGGAACCCCTGGCCCCAGCGGTGATTGCCAACGACCCGGCCTGGAGTAATACCGTGCGGTGGACAATCTACGCCCTCATCAATGCCGAAGAATTGGGGATTACCCAGGCCAACCTCAGTCAACAATTACAAAGCCCAAATCCAAATGTCCGGCGATTCTTAGGGGTTGAGGGAGAACTGGGTCAAGGACTTGGGGTGGCTCCAGACTTTGTGGCCAATATCATTAAAGCCGTGGGGAACTATGGCGAAATCTATGAACGGAATCTAGGTCGTCAAACACCCTTAAAACTGGAACGGGGACAAAACAACCTCTGGACAAAAGGGGGCCTGATGTATTCGCCGCCATTTCGCTAA
- a CDS encoding ABC transporter permease, which produces MNDKKLDSGVATPITIISARNPPLKDVLNEFWQYRELLYMLTLRRISVRYKQTIVGITWVLLQPLVAMIIFNVIFGKLIKIPTAGVPYPIFVYSALVLWTLFAEGVNRASVSLIGESQLISKVYFPRLMIPIAAVASAWIDFVVSLFLLLPLTFIYGLRPTWSLVLIPVLMGVTMLLATGIGLFFGALNVRYRDFQYLVPFLMQVLFFASPVVFSVEIVPQQFQKWYYLNPMAAVIDGFRFAVTGITPVSGWALAWSMVCGVIFLGLGTLTFQAVEQEFADVI; this is translated from the coding sequence GTGAATGATAAAAAGCTTGACAGCGGCGTAGCTACCCCTATTACCATCATCTCCGCTAGAAATCCGCCCCTCAAAGACGTGCTCAATGAGTTTTGGCAATATCGAGAGCTACTCTATATGCTGACTCTCAGACGGATTAGTGTCCGCTACAAACAAACCATTGTGGGCATTACCTGGGTGCTACTTCAACCCCTAGTGGCCATGATCATTTTCAATGTTATTTTTGGTAAATTAATCAAGATTCCCACTGCTGGCGTGCCTTACCCAATTTTTGTTTATTCCGCTTTAGTGTTATGGACGCTCTTTGCTGAAGGGGTGAATCGGGCCAGTGTCAGCTTAATTGGGGAATCCCAACTGATTTCTAAAGTCTATTTTCCGAGATTGATGATACCGATTGCGGCGGTGGCCTCGGCCTGGATTGATTTTGTCGTGTCGTTGTTTCTGCTGCTGCCCTTGACCTTTATTTACGGCTTGCGCCCAACTTGGAGCCTTGTTTTGATTCCAGTTCTGATGGGGGTGACGATGCTCTTAGCGACTGGAATTGGTTTATTTTTCGGCGCGTTGAATGTTCGTTATCGCGATTTCCAGTATCTTGTCCCGTTTTTAATGCAGGTGCTATTTTTTGCGTCTCCCGTGGTGTTCTCTGTAGAAATTGTCCCGCAGCAGTTCCAGAAGTGGTATTACCTAAACCCAATGGCGGCCGTGATTGATGGCTTTCGCTTTGCAGTCACCGGGATTACGCCTGTGAGTGGGTGGGCCTTGGCCTGGTCTATGGTGTGTGGGGTGATTTTCCTTGGCCTGGGAACTCTAACGTTTCAGGCGGTTGAGCAAGAATTTGCCGATGTGATTTAG
- a CDS encoding Uma2 family endonuclease, which translates to MMTATLIQTVPSDVTDKSFYSPEEYLEIEEKSDLKHEYRDGEIIEMAGGTTNHNEIAGNFYTFLKLALKGKKYRIYFGDVRLWIPQYRQFTYPDVMVIQGEPIYEGKGTTTITNPMLIVEVLSPSTQDYDRGTKFTRYRSIPELRDYILIDQDQFAIEQFTKNPEGQWILTDIHGEDSSLVFASLDLQIRLKDIYEGVKFAIASEQE; encoded by the coding sequence ATGATGACCGCAACTCTGATTCAAACAGTCCCAAGTGATGTGACAGACAAGTCATTCTACTCTCCTGAGGAATACTTAGAAATAGAGGAGAAGTCTGATCTTAAGCACGAATATCGGGATGGGGAAATTATTGAGATGGCTGGTGGAACAACTAACCATAATGAGATTGCTGGTAATTTTTATACATTTTTGAAATTAGCCCTTAAAGGCAAAAAGTATCGAATTTACTTCGGTGATGTCAGGTTATGGATTCCTCAATATCGCCAATTTACCTATCCCGATGTGATGGTTATTCAGGGTGAGCCAATCTATGAGGGCAAGGGAACCACAACAATTACAAACCCCATGCTGATTGTCGAGGTGTTATCCCCATCCACGCAAGACTATGACCGAGGGACAAAGTTTACCCGTTATCGCTCGATTCCTGAGTTAAGGGACTATATTTTGATTGATCAGGATCAGTTTGCCATTGAGCAGTTCACTAAAAATCCAGAAGGGCAATGGATTCTAACAGATATCCACGGAGAGGATAGTTCTCTAGTTTTCGCCTCTCTCGATTTACAAATTAGGCTGAAGGATATTTATGAGGGAGTGAAGTTTGCGATTGCTTCGGAGCAGGAGTAG
- a CDS encoding DUF2442 domain-containing protein, with product MIQGKSVEINENYLQIEVMDGRIISIPLSWYTPLVLASSEQREQFRFIARNTMIEWEDLDLHLDIEEMFRVNLEQAA from the coding sequence ATGATTCAGGGTAAAAGTGTAGAGATTAATGAAAATTATTTACAAATTGAGGTTATGGATGGTCGAATAATTTCTATTCCGTTAAGCTGGTACACACCCCTGGTTTTAGCCAGTTCAGAACAAAGGGAGCAGTTTCGTTTTATTGCCCGTAATACAATGATTGAATGGGAAGACCTTGATTTGCATTTGGATATTGAGGAGATGTTTAGAGTGAATCTTGAGCAGGCTGCCTAG